Proteins co-encoded in one Treponema succinifaciens DSM 2489 genomic window:
- a CDS encoding polymorphic toxin type 30 domain-containing protein has protein sequence MAQLRRKEAERLIKKILTEYARKIRSAKKREYAEDIQQQLFNPKIDAFYKLAKSEDMDFYIFNRLNDEGIRQLLVGCRRLAKCYELDSYGKIKDFTYEPETSKCRIASDSDGKYSAGGSYTFTVEGKAELGNKWYEPHSIAWHFYRENPGTGKYEETASKMDEARALADFDTWDRSFLVSEKGRYKVTATIFNQAITTGIRPDIVEVCELYFEAEERNIAALSCSDKIRIAMEYSNVIDEIREEIGDINILVTQMVIVSSFLIGLALTGYGAVAEALGFVLLAAGAAMSGTQLLAGVIELVKFFTTVDDAKTEDDLKVCGKIFGDAVAKIGVDGLFFFLSMFGLKKASARLTTRTVIDNGLNSKKWAGKQIEEKELNLEVKNNYSWKVGYEADKNYLGNGKIGDFSNLQGKSIEEVLTRIPKNATRRELIPEAGKVTEGFEYKWITNGKTYRARIHGIDGSAPKGSNASKGWVLRIQEGKKYLDPITLEYQRPGITNIDSPYYNEELANRTHIPIKTPRN, from the coding sequence ATGGCTCAACTAAGACGAAAAGAAGCAGAACGGCTCATAAAGAAAATACTCACCGAATACGCGAGGAAAATAAGGAGCGCGAAAAAAAGGGAATATGCGGAGGACATCCAACAGCAGCTCTTTAATCCTAAGATAGATGCTTTCTATAAACTCGCCAAGTCCGAGGACATGGACTTCTACATATTCAACAGGCTGAACGACGAGGGAATAAGACAGCTCCTTGTAGGATGCAGGAGACTTGCAAAGTGCTACGAGCTTGATTCCTACGGCAAGATAAAGGACTTCACTTATGAGCCGGAAACATCGAAGTGCCGCATAGCGTCTGACTCTGACGGAAAATACTCTGCGGGCGGCTCATACACATTTACAGTTGAAGGAAAGGCAGAACTTGGGAATAAATGGTACGAGCCGCATTCGATCGCATGGCATTTCTACAGGGAGAATCCCGGCACGGGGAAATACGAGGAAACCGCCTCTAAAATGGACGAAGCCCGCGCGCTCGCCGACTTTGACACATGGGACAGGAGCTTTCTGGTCTCCGAGAAAGGCAGGTACAAGGTAACGGCTACAATATTCAATCAGGCAATTACCACAGGAATACGGCCTGATATTGTGGAAGTATGCGAGCTGTATTTTGAGGCGGAAGAAAGAAATATTGCAGCCCTCAGTTGCTCCGATAAAATCAGAATAGCTATGGAATACTCTAATGTAATCGATGAGATAAGAGAGGAAATCGGAGACATAAATATTCTTGTTACTCAAATGGTTATTGTGTCAAGTTTTCTAATCGGATTAGCTCTAACAGGCTACGGAGCTGTTGCGGAAGCTCTAGGATTTGTATTACTTGCTGCAGGGGCTGCAATGTCAGGAACACAGCTGCTTGCGGGTGTAATTGAGCTTGTAAAGTTCTTCACAACGGTAGACGACGCAAAGACAGAAGATGATTTGAAAGTCTGCGGAAAGATTTTCGGAGATGCCGTAGCAAAAATCGGCGTAGATGGACTGTTTTTCTTTCTGTCGATGTTCGGACTAAAGAAAGCATCTGCAAGACTGACGACAAGGACTGTAATTGACAACGGACTTAACTCAAAGAAATGGGCTGGGAAGCAGATTGAGGAGAAAGAATTAAATCTTGAAGTAAAAAATAATTATTCTTGGAAAGTTGGGTATGAAGCAGACAAAAACTATTTAGGAAATGGAAAAATTGGAGATTTTTCAAATTTACAAGGAAAATCTATAGAGGAAGTCCTAACAAGGATTCCCAAAAACGCTACCCGCCGTGAGCTTATTCCAGAAGCAGGGAAAGTTACAGAAGGCTTTGAATACAAATGGATTACTAATGGCAAAACATACCGTGCACGAATCCATGGTATTGATGGGTCTGCACCGAAAGGTAGTAATGCCTCTAAAGGCTGGGTTTTAAGAATTCAAGAGGGAAAAAAATATCTCGACCCAATAACATTAGAATATCAACGCCCAGGTATTACAAATATTGACAGTCCATATTATAATGAAGAACTTGCTAATAGAACCCACATACCTATAAAAACTCCTAGGAACTAG
- a CDS encoding NADase-type glycan-binding domain-containing protein, whose protein sequence is MKRIISGCIISILVFSAFCMDTTILREKTVNNLIVENELSKEQTIVIDFDDKGFLCSLDSENLKIHVDTNKNIYDLYFQNSMESWHQQMVHEKNCWKWFNNKGLICNIYYSEEKKTVTSDSKNYTINIKYENKRININLGSGRKCIFDMSKPIPVFITDRDITSISEINNEYIFTDYFDNIVTEFSIKNTPAFMGFSNVAFLIPVLFHIDYYFYPFITGIINISGTQKYYATSYLIEGKTTYEPEHLKQKDGLPWASGNGKGIGDVISIKEFKHKNPSELVIMNGYQDKNHPDYYDKNSRVKSVKITNSKTKKSKTIIVKDSKEEQRFSLIELGTGNEYEFEIMDVYTGIKYDDLCIQYLAVE, encoded by the coding sequence ATGAAACGAATTATATCCGGCTGTATTATTTCTATATTAGTTTTTTCTGCATTTTGCATGGATACTACCATATTGCGAGAAAAAACTGTGAATAATCTTATTGTAGAGAATGAGTTGTCAAAAGAGCAAACTATAGTTATAGATTTTGATGACAAAGGCTTTTTATGTTCCCTAGACTCTGAAAATCTTAAAATTCATGTTGACACTAATAAAAATATTTATGATTTGTATTTCCAAAATTCAATGGAATCATGGCATCAACAAATGGTACATGAAAAAAATTGCTGGAAATGGTTCAATAACAAAGGATTGATATGTAATATTTATTACTCTGAAGAAAAAAAGACTGTAACTTCAGACAGCAAAAACTACACTATAAATATCAAATATGAAAATAAAAGAATTAATATAAATTTAGGTTCTGGAAGAAAATGTATTTTTGATATGTCAAAGCCGATACCAGTTTTTATAACAGATAGGGATATAACTTCAATCTCAGAGATAAATAATGAATACATTTTCACGGATTATTTTGATAATATTGTTACAGAGTTTTCAATAAAAAATACTCCTGCTTTTATGGGATTTTCTAATGTTGCGTTTTTAATCCCAGTTCTATTTCATATAGATTACTACTTTTATCCATTCATAACAGGAATTATTAATATTTCTGGAACACAAAAGTATTACGCTACATCGTATTTAATTGAAGGCAAAACAACCTACGAACCCGAACACCTTAAACAAAAAGACGGTCTCCCTTGGGCAAGCGGAAACGGAAAAGGTATAGGAGATGTCATTTCTATAAAAGAATTTAAGCATAAAAATCCAAGTGAACTGGTTATTATGAACGGCTATCAAGACAAAAATCATCCCGACTACTATGATAAAAACAGCCGTGTAAAGAGCGTAAAAATTACAAACTCAAAGACAAAAAAATCCAAGACTATAATAGTCAAGGACTCAAAAGAAGAACAGCGTTTTTCTCTAATAGAACTTGGAACAGGCAACGAATATGAATTCGAAATCATGGATGTATATACCGGCATAAAATATGATGATTTGTGCATACAATACTTGGCTGTTGAATAA
- a CDS encoding ISAs1 family transposase — MVKFPLGGIMLLRESLEEIDDFRVKRCRKFELADIFLLVLFGLLSGIKDIEHIAEWAEEAEESIKGLVKFEFGPPSADTILRVFRNVNADKIEKVFIKWAHGIYEKVKIEPDRTIVAIDGKTMCGSNKVTGAKGIHIVSAWADELSLILGQVKTDEKSNEITAIPELLELIDIRGMIITIDAMGCQKKICEKIKEKKADYVLSLKGNQSTTHEAVKDFFSMDEKELAKYGVIKSEKECNPDHGRIENRQYYLCTNLSWLENKDEWPGLKAVAMAREERTVNGKTSTDIRFFLTSLDNIELVKKSIRLHWGIENRLHWCLDMTFNEDYKRHRKDHSPENMTVMRRLALNILRQAEKPENKKQDSLSKRTIWFRENRQFRQTVLRLL, encoded by the coding sequence ATGGTAAAATTCCCCTTGGGTGGAATTATGCTTTTAAGAGAAAGTCTGGAAGAAATAGACGATTTTAGAGTAAAAAGGTGCAGGAAGTTTGAACTGGCTGATATTTTCCTGCTGGTTTTGTTCGGGCTGCTAAGCGGCATCAAGGACATTGAGCACATAGCTGAATGGGCGGAGGAAGCGGAAGAGTCCATCAAGGGGCTGGTGAAGTTTGAGTTCGGTCCGCCAAGTGCCGACACAATTCTCCGGGTTTTCAGAAATGTGAACGCAGATAAAATCGAGAAAGTTTTTATAAAGTGGGCTCATGGAATTTACGAGAAAGTAAAAATTGAACCGGACAGAACAATTGTTGCCATCGACGGAAAGACGATGTGCGGCTCAAACAAGGTCACGGGAGCAAAGGGAATTCACATTGTAAGTGCATGGGCAGATGAACTGTCCCTCATTCTTGGGCAGGTAAAGACAGATGAAAAGTCAAATGAAATCACTGCAATTCCTGAGCTTCTGGAACTGATTGATATAAGGGGAATGATAATCACAATCGATGCAATGGGCTGCCAGAAAAAAATCTGCGAGAAAATTAAGGAAAAAAAAGCAGACTATGTTCTTTCTTTGAAAGGAAATCAAAGCACGACACACGAAGCCGTAAAAGACTTTTTCTCTATGGATGAAAAGGAGCTTGCAAAATACGGAGTTATAAAAAGCGAAAAGGAATGTAATCCTGACCATGGACGAATTGAAAACAGGCAGTATTACCTGTGCACGAACCTGTCGTGGCTGGAGAATAAAGATGAGTGGCCGGGACTTAAGGCTGTTGCCATGGCACGGGAAGAACGGACTGTAAATGGAAAAACTTCCACAGACATCAGGTTTTTTCTAACTTCACTTGATAACATTGAACTTGTGAAAAAATCAATTCGCCTACACTGGGGAATTGAAAACCGCCTTCACTGGTGTCTTGATATGACTTTCAATGAGGACTACAAAAGGCACCGAAAGGATCATAGTCCGGAAAACATGACAGTTATGCGCCGTCTTGCATTAAATATCTTACGCCAAGCAGAAAAACCGGAGAATAAAAAACAGGACAGTTTAAGCAAGCGCACGATCTGGTTTCGGGAAAACCGCCAGTTCCGCCAAACGGTTTTAAGGCTCCTTTAA
- a CDS encoding DUF2997 domain-containing protein: MSKKEELEISISNTGEVTINVIGAKGKSCIDMTKDLEESLGIIKSFEKKSEFYQQEENNTSVYTGGAY; the protein is encoded by the coding sequence ATGTCAAAAAAAGAAGAACTTGAAATCTCAATCTCCAATACAGGAGAGGTTACAATCAATGTAATCGGGGCAAAAGGGAAATCCTGCATTGATATGACAAAAGACCTTGAAGAGAGCCTTGGAATTATAAAAAGTTTTGAGAAAAAAAGTGAATTCTATCAGCAGGAAGAAAACAATACATCAGTTTATACAGGCGGTGCATACTAA
- a CDS encoding eCIS core domain-containing protein, which produces MLKSKDNLSDLVEKICTFLDGLNKAIEINNSETTLTKRVKFLQHRSASIRNSSENNRIIPLESVTKSKFELERDTELGNVKIIYGHGSDEMLRSNGLVAFALANKIYIQTHKYKPETEEGRALLAHELTHVQQYSEKRINNQNSKDELEKEAELTEKAVYYNPDTLEELRIGNRKIKIRNSQKKRLIQEIENEYMDWLEGQERELNSQEYLKLLIDVKERMDRGEMVWQQP; this is translated from the coding sequence ATGCTAAAAAGTAAAGATAACCTTTCAGATTTAGTCGAAAAAATATGCACATTTTTAGATGGTCTGAATAAAGCTATTGAAATAAATAACTCCGAAACTACTCTAACTAAAAGGGTAAAATTTTTGCAACACAGGTCAGCAAGTATAAGGAACTCTTCGGAAAATAATCGTATAATTCCTTTGGAATCAGTAACAAAGTCTAAGTTTGAATTGGAAAGGGATACGGAGCTCGGAAATGTAAAAATTATATATGGTCACGGTTCAGACGAAATGCTAAGAAGCAACGGTCTAGTTGCATTTGCACTCGCCAATAAAATTTACATTCAAACTCATAAATATAAACCCGAAACAGAAGAGGGAAGAGCATTACTTGCACATGAATTGACACATGTGCAGCAATATTCAGAAAAAAGGATTAATAATCAGAATTCTAAAGATGAACTTGAAAAAGAGGCAGAACTAACTGAAAAAGCCGTTTATTATAATCCTGATACATTGGAAGAATTAAGAATTGGTAATAGAAAAATAAAAATACGTAATTCTCAAAAGAAACGGCTTATTCAGGAAATTGAGAATGAATATATGGATTGGCTTGAAGGGCAGGAAAGGGAATTAAATAGTCAAGAATATTTAAAACTATTAATCGATGTAAAGGAAAGAATGGATAGGGGTGAAATGGTATGGCAACAGCCTTAA
- a CDS encoding eCIS core domain-containing protein, which translates to MADFNTDRQVTFQELVDSGQYEAGLIDEIVRNAVELAEKLQCNPLTKKNTATPKKEAEFAEYQNEEPFAIRSWRYDREHQLDRVIVNGFNKKNDTDLESVKIIYGPGANEYTRSRHALALVVADRIYFRNGAYKPETEEGRKLLAHELTHIAQNRKKQELRNTTRKELEEEAEQNEEQAVYNPDPNVTIKYRGKYVTMRESQLKKFANRIAKSILEEVEGMEKSMTDEEYLKYLIDFTEKVNSGEEKWLN; encoded by the coding sequence ATGGCGGATTTTAATACGGACAGACAAGTTACATTCCAAGAGCTTGTAGACAGCGGACAATATGAGGCAGGATTGATAGATGAAATAGTCAGGAATGCTGTAGAATTAGCGGAAAAACTGCAATGCAATCCATTGACGAAAAAAAATACTGCCACTCCGAAGAAAGAAGCCGAGTTTGCCGAGTATCAGAACGAGGAACCATTCGCAATCAGAAGCTGGAGATATGACCGCGAGCATCAGCTTGACCGCGTAATCGTCAACGGGTTCAACAAAAAAAATGACACAGACCTCGAAAGCGTAAAAATAATTTACGGGCCGGGTGCAAACGAATATACAAGGAGCCGTCATGCATTGGCTCTTGTAGTCGCAGACAGAATCTATTTCAGGAACGGAGCGTACAAGCCCGAGACGGAAGAAGGAAGGAAACTCCTTGCACATGAACTCACTCATATTGCCCAGAACAGAAAGAAACAGGAACTGCGCAACACGACAAGAAAAGAACTTGAGGAAGAGGCCGAGCAGAACGAGGAACAGGCAGTTTATAATCCAGACCCGAATGTGACGATAAAATATCGCGGGAAATATGTGACCATGAGGGAAAGCCAGCTGAAAAAATTCGCAAATAGGATAGCCAAATCTATTCTGGAAGAAGTAGAGGGAATGGAAAAATCCATGACGGACGAAGAGTATTTGAAGTACCTCATTGACTTTACGGAAAAGGTGAACAGCGGGGAAGAGAAATGGCTCAACTAA
- a CDS encoding eCIS core domain-containing protein, with amino-acid sequence MSTKRLIPLEQDKHIKKIVDIYNFAIKKIRENPQLLEVKTDQTKKSGKRKQEDSGNVEYVLPAAMVMRNYLHDREFPLESVMLSATETKHNEDIGKVKIHIGAYADEYARSMHAMAFTIGSTIFFRNGSYKPESEEGRALLAHEMKHISQNKEYMTADNRTKEELEAEAVQAEEIERYNPDPYVCEVINGKSYRMRKSQKAKLDYLVEKGLEEWVEGEENAMSDRDYLKLLLNYKDYLEGRL; translated from the coding sequence ATGAGTACTAAAAGATTGATTCCTCTCGAACAGGATAAGCATATAAAGAAAATTGTTGATATTTATAATTTTGCCATAAAGAAGATAAGAGAAAATCCTCAGTTACTGGAAGTGAAAACAGACCAGACCAAGAAAAGTGGCAAAAGGAAACAAGAAGATTCCGGAAATGTGGAATATGTACTGCCAGCCGCAATGGTCATGCGGAACTATCTGCATGATAGGGAATTTCCTTTGGAAAGTGTCATGCTTTCGGCAACGGAAACAAAGCATAACGAAGACATCGGGAAAGTAAAAATTCACATCGGTGCTTATGCAGATGAATATGCCCGCTCTATGCACGCAATGGCGTTCACTATAGGAAGCACGATTTTCTTCAGGAACGGTTCCTACAAGCCGGAGAGCGAGGAAGGACGCGCACTTCTTGCCCATGAAATGAAGCATATATCGCAGAACAAAGAATACATGACTGCCGACAACCGTACGAAAGAGGAGCTTGAAGCGGAGGCTGTTCAGGCGGAAGAAATCGAACGGTATAATCCCGATCCGTATGTCTGTGAGGTCATAAACGGTAAATCTTACCGGATGAGGAAATCCCAGAAGGCGAAACTAGACTATCTTGTTGAGAAAGGGCTTGAAGAGTGGGTTGAGGGGGAGGAGAATGCAATGAGTGACAGGGATTACCTTAAGCTCCTGCTGAATTACAAGGATTATCTGGAGGGAAGATTATGA
- a CDS encoding phage baseplate assembly protein V → MNSSFFYIAKVTDNKDKENLNRVKITVPLAEESVSYWLPYLSAAAGNGIGFSSLPDIDDQVLVLAMGKSRDRQIVLGSFWNTNSTPPETGENTDADLNGDGNNSLTFFKSKSGNMIILDDTEDKEKIQIIASGSKTRFEIDNENELVNMETDKDIGFSAKGAITIQAEEEITLTAKKGFSIESEDFAVKASKEINIEASKDMTLKGSGIALN, encoded by the coding sequence ATGAATAGTTCATTTTTTTATATTGCAAAAGTAACGGACAATAAGGATAAAGAAAATCTAAACAGGGTAAAAATTACTGTGCCACTTGCAGAAGAATCTGTTTCATATTGGCTTCCTTATTTATCTGCGGCTGCAGGAAATGGAATAGGTTTTAGTTCTTTGCCTGATATTGATGACCAAGTTTTAGTTCTTGCAATGGGAAAATCCCGAGACAGGCAGATTGTGCTCGGAAGTTTTTGGAATACAAACTCTACACCTCCAGAAACGGGAGAAAACACAGATGCAGACCTAAATGGAGATGGTAACAATTCTTTAACCTTTTTCAAGTCGAAATCAGGAAATATGATTATACTTGATGATACAGAAGATAAAGAAAAAATACAGATAATTGCCAGTGGCAGTAAGACCCGCTTTGAGATTGATAACGAAAATGAACTTGTCAATATGGAAACGGATAAAGACATCGGATTTTCTGCAAAGGGGGCAATTACTATACAGGCTGAAGAGGAAATTACATTGACGGCGAAGAAAGGTTTTTCAATAGAGTCAGAAGACTTTGCTGTAAAAGCCAGCAAGGAAATAAATATTGAGGCAAGCAAAGATATGACATTGAAAGGTTCTGGAATAGCACTGAATTAA
- a CDS encoding pentapeptide repeat-containing protein, with protein sequence MFLSNLTDKHILQDRICSKKISESQIVNCVLDEMGIFDNSWEQVTVNNSNINEAAFHNISFSDCMFFRSSLMNTKFDSCSISSTSYSGDTLIKASWNKCSINHMTIKQSTMQRAVFATCIVQNSYFSDFEGIYATLKNSCFKNCRFENTYEAGMNGFSGAKFENCIFINCVFEGYPLRGVCTESCVFINCTGEITDDAECINTYSNAYSINRYCSPMEGIELLKKQEAQELIKRRF encoded by the coding sequence ATGTTTCTTAGTAATTTGACCGACAAGCATATTTTACAAGACCGTATATGCTCAAAAAAAATCTCGGAATCGCAAATTGTGAACTGCGTTCTTGATGAGATGGGAATATTCGATAATTCCTGGGAACAGGTAACTGTAAACAACTCGAACATAAATGAAGCTGCATTTCATAACATTTCCTTTTCTGACTGTATGTTTTTCAGATCAAGCCTGATGAATACAAAATTTGATTCCTGTTCTATAAGCTCTACCTCTTATTCTGGAGATACACTTATAAAGGCAAGCTGGAACAAATGTAGCATAAACCATATGACAATTAAGCAAAGCACCATGCAGCGTGCTGTTTTTGCAACCTGCATAGTGCAGAATTCATATTTTTCTGATTTTGAAGGCATTTACGCAACCTTAAAAAATTCTTGTTTTAAAAATTGCAGGTTTGAAAATACCTATGAAGCTGGAATGAACGGCTTTTCTGGAGCAAAATTTGAGAACTGTATTTTCATAAACTGTGTTTTTGAAGGCTACCCATTAAGGGGGGTATGTACAGAATCGTGTGTATTCATAAACTGTACTGGCGAGATAACTGACGATGCAGAATGTATTAACACTTATTCTAATGCTTATTCCATAAACAGGTATTGCTCACCGATGGAAGGTATAGAACTTCTGAAAAAGCAAGAAGCCCAAGAACTGATAAAAAGGAGATTTTAA